The segment CGCTAAGAGAATTTGCTTTTCTGAGTCTGAAAATGGCATAAATTATCCTTTTGGCTGTAAAATAGCCGTAATTGAGCGTATATTTTGCAATTAACCTATTTCTTAATTTAAAATTCTGAGCTGTCTATAACAGGTTGAGTTACCTGCCCTACAAATCTGTTTTAGCAAATAGGAAATAACAACGGTAAAGTCATTGACGACTCGCGATAGAAACTAACATGTCGCACTAAAAATTCTATCTTGTAGGTATTTATTATGTATAGCAACAAAATATCCAATACTCGCCATATGTCGATGACATTATCTGATGGGCGACTTTTGTGTTGGTATGAATCTGGCCCTGAACAGGGGTTCCCCGTGATTTTTTGTACTGGCGCAGGGATGAGCGGTACACTGGGCTTTGGCATTGACCGTCTTGAAGAGCTAAATATACGCTTGATAACCCCTGAGCGTGCCGGACTCGGTCAATCCACCTTTGATGAGCATAAATCCCTACAACGCTTTGCTCAAGATATTCAAGAACTTCTGAATGCTCAAAAACTGCCGTCATTTTCCGTTGTCGGTTTTTCTCAAGGTGCCGTTTTCGCCATGGCACTCGCCAGCTACGCCTCCCCTGTTTCTTTATCGCTTGTGTCAGGACAAGACCAATTTGAGTTTCCTGCAACCCGTGCGCAATTAAAACAAGATGTGGTTAATATGCAGGAGCAAGCCATTCATACCCCTGATGCTTTATCGGAATGGTTGATGCGCAATGTGACCTCACAATGGTTACTGGCATTTATTCTTAACTGTAGTGCAGAGATAGACCAGCAGGTTTATAGCGAAGAGAGCTTCTTAGCCGCCTACAGTGACTGTATGGAACGTGCATTTATGCAAGGTAACCAAGGCTATGTTCAAGATCTCTTAATCGCTCTGCAACATTGGCAGTTCAATCCTGAAGATATCCACTGCCCTGTTGCACTGTGGTATGGCGAGCAAGATGTGAGTACCGTGCATTCCCCTGATTTTGGTAAAACACTGGCTCAGCGTTTTCCTGATAGCGAACACTTTTTGTTCTCTCATGAAGGCGGCTCAGTTTTGTGGACACAAGCCTA is part of the Providencia zhijiangensis genome and harbors:
- a CDS encoding alpha/beta fold hydrolase, which produces MYSNKISNTRHMSMTLSDGRLLCWYESGPEQGFPVIFCTGAGMSGTLGFGIDRLEELNIRLITPERAGLGQSTFDEHKSLQRFAQDIQELLNAQKLPSFSVVGFSQGAVFAMALASYASPVSLSLVSGQDQFEFPATRAQLKQDVVNMQEQAIHTPDALSEWLMRNVTSQWLLAFILNCSAEIDQQVYSEESFLAAYSDCMERAFMQGNQGYVQDLLIALQHWQFNPEDIHCPVALWYGEQDVSTVHSPDFGKTLAQRFPDSEHFLFSHEGGSVLWTQAYSILAQLKEHSL